The DNA sequence GTGGGATTCATGGCGGCTATTCTGTTAGTTATTCTGGTTGGTCTTCTTTCCTTCAACACCTCACAGCGGCAATCTCAATCCGGCGAGCGGGTTAAACACACATACCAGGTGCTTAACAATGTTGAGGCCATTCAAACGCTGCTCGGCGATATGGAGGCAGGCCGCCGTGGATTTCGCAGCACCAGCGACAGGCGTTTTTTACAGCCCTATGAGGAAGCTTCGCGTGCCATTGGGCCCGCCGTTGAGTCCTTAAAAAATCTCATTTCCGACAATCCGAGCCAGGTAGAACGGGTTGGACATATTGAAGCGGACATTAATTCATTACTCCATTTTTGGCAGTCGCTGGATGCACAGGGCGGTATTCGACTGGGATACAACTCACAAGCAACCGTAACGGATATAACAACCCGCGAAAAAGCGCAGTCCGACATTATCCGGGCCGAGCTGAACAAGGTAACTCAGGAAGAACAGTCGTTACTAGCCATTCGGCAGAAAGCGGATCAGGAATCGATTGAACGCTCCACATACGAATTGCTGCTGGGAACACTGCTAACGCTGCTGATTGTGTTCTGGCTGATCTACCTGACCGTCCGGGAATTTCGTGGCAACCGGCGGTCCGAAGCGCGGCTGCAGGACAATTTTCGCGAACTCGAACAGCTAAATCTGGCCAGTAACGAGAAGAACTGGCTGCTGACAGGGATGTCGGCCGTTAATGACAAGTTGCAGGACATAACCGATGCGTCATCGCTTACACAATCGGTTTTACAGGTACTGACGAGCTACATTGACCTGCCCGCCAGCGCTTTTTATTGCTTTAACGAAGACCGGCAGGAATTACAGATGAACGCATCGGTAGCGCTGCCCGATCAGGTAAAGCGTGAGTACCGGCTGGGTGAAGGCCTGGTTGGGCAGGCAGCCCTGATCCGAACCATGACGGTTGTCAACGACGTGCCCAGTCATTACTGGGTTATTCAGGGGGGGAGCGGACAAGCTACACCGGGACAGATCGTATGCATGCCCCTCTGGTACAACCAGGAGCTCAAGGGAGTTCTGGAATTTGCTTCGTTCAAACCCCTCAACGAACAGTCACGGCAACTGCTTAAATCAACGGCTAATAATATTGCCGTAGCCATTAATGCAGCCGATGGCCACGCCAAAGTAATGCACCTGCTGCAAACCGTTCAGGATCAAAAAGATGAACTGGGTCATCAGCAGGAAGAACTACAGCAGTCGAACGAAGAGTTGATGCGACAGGCTGAAATTCTGCAGGTTTCCGAAGAAGAACTTAAAGTTCAGGAAGAAGAGCTCCGGCAGATCAACGCCGAACTACAGGAGCGTAACCGAACTATTGAAATTGCCCGGCAGGACCTGGCTACAAAAGCCAAAGAACTGGAAGTCAACAGCAAGTACAAGTCGGAGTTCCTGGCAAATATGTCGCACGAGCTACGGACACCGCTCAACAGTGTTTTGATTCTGGCCCGGCTGCTGGCCGATAATAAACTCAGCAATCTGAACGACAAGCAGGTTGAGTACGCGAATATCATTCATAAGTCGGGGACCGATCTGCTTGACCTCATCAATGATATCCTGGACCTGTCGAAGATCGAAGCCGGTAAAATTGACCTGTTCATGGAGCCGGTACCGATTGCGGACATCGTCCGCGATATGAGTCAGCTGTTCAGTGTAGTAGCCGAAGAAAAAGGTGTCCGGCTCATTACTGAAGTCGATCCGTCGGTACCCGCTTACCTCACTACCGACCGTCAGCGAACCCAGCAGATCATTAAGAACATGCTGTCCAATGCCTTCAAATTTACGCCGAAGGCAGGTTCTGTTACGTTATCCTTTCACCTGACAGAACGACCCGGTGAATCGATGACGCCGACCCGGCCAGCGATGGCGATTGCGGTTACCGACACGGGCATTGGTATTGCGCCCGAGAAACAGCAACTCATTTTTGAAGCATTCCAGCAAGCCGATGGCTCAACCAGCCGGAAATTCGGCGGTACCGGGCTGGGTCTCTCAATCAGTAAGGAACTGATTCGGCGACTGGGTGGTGAGCTTACGTTGCAAAGCGAGGTTGGCAAAGGCAGTACGTTCACGATTTATCTGCCGCTAACCATATCG is a window from the Spirosoma rigui genome containing:
- a CDS encoding response regulator; translation: MNLSPISRLYVGFMAAILLVILVGLLSFNTSQRQSQSGERVKHTYQVLNNVEAIQTLLGDMEAGRRGFRSTSDRRFLQPYEEASRAIGPAVESLKNLISDNPSQVERVGHIEADINSLLHFWQSLDAQGGIRLGYNSQATVTDITTREKAQSDIIRAELNKVTQEEQSLLAIRQKADQESIERSTYELLLGTLLTLLIVFWLIYLTVREFRGNRRSEARLQDNFRELEQLNLASNEKNWLLTGMSAVNDKLQDITDASSLTQSVLQVLTSYIDLPASAFYCFNEDRQELQMNASVALPDQVKREYRLGEGLVGQAALIRTMTVVNDVPSHYWVIQGGSGQATPGQIVCMPLWYNQELKGVLEFASFKPLNEQSRQLLKSTANNIAVAINAADGHAKVMHLLQTVQDQKDELGHQQEELQQSNEELMRQAEILQVSEEELKVQEEELRQINAELQERNRTIEIARQDLATKAKELEVNSKYKSEFLANMSHELRTPLNSVLILARLLADNKLSNLNDKQVEYANIIHKSGTDLLDLINDILDLSKIEAGKIDLFMEPVPIADIVRDMSQLFSVVAEEKGVRLITEVDPSVPAYLTTDRQRTQQIIKNMLSNAFKFTPKAGSVTLSFHLTERPGESMTPTRPAMAIAVTDTGIGIAPEKQQLIFEAFQQADGSTSRKFGGTGLGLSISKELIRRLGGELTLQSEVGKGSTFTIYLPLTISADQPDPAVLPTVGTMATVTPATTGAQPTRLTDDRHTLEATDTVILIIEDDPVFAGIVRDFAREKNYKTIVALRGDEGLEAARQYRPSAIIMDIGLPVVNGWDILKIIKNDEDLKHIPVHVISAMDESSSLSSDILAYSTKPIQKKDLEGILAVISKQLNEGGKKVLVVTGDHLTAGSIDPLLDERHFDLHCDYATSADQAKKLLDDQAYGCIIADIGQDVDQGILDLQAIQAAIQPKHIPVIIYLDKDLTPAYERELHKISHIIIRDSFLAKNRLMDELELFFYKVKAVEQKPQPLYAETTPSDNNLLGRKVLLVDDDMRNVFALSTLLESQQMTVVTAGDGQEALDLLEENPDIDLVLMDVMMPTMDGYEATRHIRTNKQFTNLPVIALTAKAMAGDREKCLDAGASDYITKPVDSNQLVSLMRVWLSQ